One genomic region from Quercus robur chromosome 4, dhQueRobu3.1, whole genome shotgun sequence encodes:
- the LOC126723111 gene encoding MATH domain and coiled-coil domain-containing protein At2g05420-like isoform X1 — protein MGETKLINDLTIKRTKRHFRPAHYLLKIQSYSLLCDTGVEKYDSGVFEASGHKWRLSIYPKGNEKMNGSGHISIYLAIVDTEKYSLGWEIYVSFKLLLFDQIRDKFLTIQDVDGVIRRFHDIKTEWGFHKFLSLNSFDDLSQGYLVNDCCVFGAELFVHERNAKREVLTMIKEPLNRTMAWKIENFSSLDKVTYYSRIFQVGDVKWKLLAYPKGIYNGEMKVMSLFLLCCDCVLPEHKFFAQFKIRIKDQVNNENHMEKIEKHWFTTSSNECGFSHFMPLKDLQDVSKGLLINDALIVEGEIIVMSNVK, from the exons ATGGGGGAAACCAAGCTCATCAATGACCTCA caatcaaaagaacaaaaagacaTTTTCGTCCAGCGCATTACTTACTTAAAATACAGTCCTACTCTTTACTATGTGATACTGGGGTGGAAAAGTATGACTCTGGTGTTTTTGAAGCCAGTGGACACAAATG GCGGTTGTCTATTTATCCAAAAGGAAACGAGAAAATGAATGGAAGTGGTCACATCTCAATATACTTGGCAATTGTTGACACTGAAAAGTACTCTCTTGGCTGGGAAATTTATGTCAGCTTCAAATTGCTCCTGTTCGATCAAATACGAGACAAGTTCTTGACCATTCAAG aTGTTGATGGGGTAATTAGAAGATTCCATGATATCAAGACTGAATGGGGCTTTCACAAATTTCTATCCCTTAACTCTTTCGATGATCTTTCTCAAGGATATCTTGTCAATGATTGTTGCGTATTTGGTGCTGAGCTTTTTGTTCATGAACGCAATGCCAAACGGGAGGTTCTTACTATGATAAAAGAGCCCCTTAACCGTACTATGGCTTGGAAGATTGAAAACTTTTCATCACTAGATAAAGTGACATATTATTCTCGAATATTTCAAGTTGGGGATGTGAAatg GAAGTTACTGGCTTACCCCAAAGGAATTTATAATGGAGAAATGAAAGTGatgtctctcttcctcttatGTTGTGATTGTGTTCTACCTGAGCACAAATTTTTTGCACAATTCAAGATACGTATAAAGGACCAAGTTAACAATGAAAATCACATGGAAAAAATAG AAAAACATTGGTTCACTACCTCTTCGAACGAATGTGGTTTCTCACACTTTATGCCTCTTAAGGATCTCCAAGATGTATCCAAGGGACTTCTTATCAATGATGCTTTAATTGTAGAGGGAGAAATAATAGTTATGTCTAATGTTAAGTGA